The following proteins come from a genomic window of Megalobrama amblycephala isolate DHTTF-2021 linkage group LG1, ASM1881202v1, whole genome shotgun sequence:
- the LOC125246779 gene encoding uncharacterized protein LOC125246779 — protein sequence MLSVFLFLLLIYGVSDEETEESKPDPMTVMEGDSVTLHTNLTKVLNDDTILWLFGPKDLLISQIRGRDDFTPVFFTDDPGFTGRLQVDQKTGSLTIRNTRIRHSGRYKLTISREMTSTKIFNVTVIGVVGETDGMKSVSVSVTEGESVTLRNDAEIQKDALMLWRFGDKGVLLAKIDIEANETSLHDTDERFRGRLQLDLQTGSLIITNTRTNDSGLYELQIRGIESSRRFLLSVNAVPEPQLSSGAKAGISFGFLVPVLLLVAAALAAFYYRHKIFKLKKKMDEEKKSVMEGDSLTLLTGLTNKQGIDTIEWCYENEDNRVAENNKGTIEKFTGADGRFRSKLRVDEETGALTISNIRTIHSGLYILKISSSSSRKSGCGTKSTTRTKRKRFIVTVSVRTLPVNAGDPVTLETKAELQSDDLMLWTFGPENRLVVKTDSGRTSISESFRDRLELDKKTGSLIIRNIGITDSGHFKLQIINSKQTTFRRFNVTLIGSTEEEVNEETQLIRGDVPDGVNEQQATSSV from the exons GTGTGTCTGATGAAGAGACAGAAGAATCTAAACCTGATCCGATGAcggtgatggagggagattctgtgACTCTACACACTAATCTTACTAAAGTACTGAACGATGATACCATTCTGTGGCTGTTTGGACCTAAAGACTTGCTCATATCTCAGATAAGGGGAAGGGATGACTTCACTCCAGTTTTTTTCACTGATGATCCTGGATTCACAGGCAGATTGCAGGTGGACCAaaagactggatctctgaccatcagaAACACCAGAATCAGACACTCGGGACGATATAAACTCACCATCTCTAGAGAAATGACTTCAACAAAGATATTTAATGTCACAGTCATTG GTGTGGTTGGTGAGACAGATGGAATGAAGTCAGTGTCAGTATCCGTGACGGAGGGAGAGTCTGTCACTTTAcgcaatgatgctgaaatacAGAAAGATGCTCTGATGCTGTGGAGGTTTGGAGATAAAGGTGTCCTCCTGGCTAAAATCGATATCGAGGCCAACGAGACCTCATTACACGACActgatgagagattcagagGTCGACTGCAGCTGGATCTTCAGACCGGATCTCTGAtcatcacaaacaccagaacAAATGACTCTGGACTTTATGAACTACAGATCAGAGGCATTGAGAGCTCACGGCGATTCCTTCTGTCGGTCAATG CTGTCCCAGAACCACAGCTTTCTTCAGGTGCTAAAGCAGGGATCAGTTTTGGTTTTTTAGTTCCTGTTCTTCTACTTGTGGCCGCAGCTTTAGCTGCGTTTTACTACCGCCACAAgatctttaaattaaaaaagaaaatgg ACGAAGAGAAGaagtcagtgatggagggagattctctAACTCTACTCACTGGTCTTACTAACAAACAGGGTATTGATACGATAGAGTGGTGCTATGAAAATGAAGACAATCGCGTTGCTGAAAATAATAAGGGGACCATTGAGAAATTTACCGGtgctgatgggagattcagaagCAAACTGAGGGTGGATGAAGAAACTGGAGCTCTTACCATTAGCAACATCAGAACCATACACTCTGGACTCTATATACTAAAgataagcagcagcagcagcaggaaaAGTGGCTGTGGCACCAAAAGCACCACAAGAACAAAACGCAAGAGATTCATTGTTACTGTCAGTG TGAGGACATTGCCAGTGAATGCGGGAGATCCTGTCACTCTCGAGACTAAAGCTGAATTACAGAGCGATGATCTAATGCTGTGGACATTTGGACCTGAAAACCGCCTCGTTGTTAAAACTGATTCAGGAAGGACTAGCATTAGTGAGAGTTTCAGAGACAGACTGGAGCTGGACAAGAAAACTGGATCACTGATCATCAGAAACATTGGAATCACAGACTCTGGACATTTTAAACTACAGATCATCAACAGCAAACAGACCACGTTCAGAAGATTCAATGTGACTCTCATCG GTTCCACAGAAGAAGAAGTGAATGAAGAGACACAGCTAATCAGAGGAGATGTTCCTGATGGAGTGAATGAGCAGCAGGCGACGAGTTCCGTTTGA